In Bacillus cereus ATCC 14579, a single window of DNA contains:
- the pknB gene encoding Stk1 family PASTA domain-containing Ser/Thr kinase: MLIGKRLNDRYKLLKMIGGGGMANVYLAHDDILGRDVAVKILRLDYSNNEEFIKRFHREAQSVTTLSHPNIVNMYDVGEEDGIYYLVMEYVPGQTLKQYIIERGMLPIGEALDIMEQLTSAMAHAHHFEIVHRDIKPHNILIRADGIIKVTDFGIATATSATTITHTNSVLGSVHYLSPEQARGGIANKQSDIYSLGIVMFELLTGRQPFSGESAVAIALKHLQSEIPSPKRWNENIPQSVENIILKATAKDPFHRYQSANAMKRDIETALYPERINEQPFYIPEDMEATKAIPIIQQEQLFENVSDETIVLKGSKVEEPIRAEAAELDKKKKRSNKWLKVLISTFLFLAIGITLALTVIPGLFIPKDVKVPDVAGMKYTTAVNTLVEKGFEVTEPNIVYTDDVEVGDVIKTDPVAGRVVKENAKITIYQSGGKKKSKMANFTGQNFESVKAELEEKYKQVTVNYIENDKPKGEIVEQIPTPDQMVIEAEQELKIWVSKGPYQIRPGDFSGWTENSVTGYLNERKLTSDIKREYSDTVEKGLVISQFPKPGTPLKEGDKVTIIISDGQKPKVTKTVKLDNISIPYEPAVTGEKKPQTIEIYKEDMQQKMDRPVETRTITESATISLEFVIQEGSKGHYKIVRDGVTIIDKEVPYPTQ, encoded by the coding sequence GTGCTGATTGGAAAACGCTTAAATGACCGTTATAAGCTGCTGAAAATGATTGGTGGTGGCGGAATGGCCAATGTATATTTAGCTCATGATGATATACTTGGCCGAGATGTAGCGGTAAAAATATTAAGACTCGACTACTCAAATAACGAAGAGTTTATTAAACGTTTCCATCGAGAAGCGCAGTCTGTTACAACGTTGTCGCATCCAAATATTGTGAATATGTATGATGTCGGAGAAGAAGATGGTATATACTATCTTGTCATGGAATATGTACCAGGACAAACATTGAAGCAATACATAATTGAGCGAGGGATGTTACCTATAGGAGAAGCTCTTGATATTATGGAGCAGTTAACATCCGCTATGGCACACGCCCATCATTTTGAAATTGTGCATCGTGATATAAAGCCGCACAATATTTTAATTCGAGCTGATGGAATAATAAAAGTAACAGATTTTGGAATTGCGACAGCTACAAGTGCAACAACAATTACACATACAAATTCAGTGCTCGGTTCAGTCCATTATTTATCACCAGAACAGGCACGTGGCGGAATAGCAAATAAACAATCAGATATCTATTCTCTTGGGATAGTTATGTTTGAATTGTTAACAGGAAGACAACCGTTTTCTGGCGAATCTGCTGTTGCTATAGCTTTAAAACATTTACAAAGTGAAATCCCATCACCAAAAAGATGGAATGAAAATATTCCGCAAAGTGTTGAAAATATTATATTAAAAGCAACTGCAAAAGATCCGTTCCATCGATATCAATCTGCCAATGCGATGAAGCGAGATATTGAAACTGCGCTATATCCAGAGAGGATAAATGAGCAACCGTTTTACATACCAGAAGATATGGAAGCGACGAAAGCGATTCCGATTATTCAACAAGAACAATTATTTGAAAATGTAAGTGATGAAACGATTGTTTTAAAAGGGAGTAAGGTGGAAGAACCGATAAGAGCAGAAGCAGCTGAGTTAGATAAGAAGAAAAAACGGAGTAACAAGTGGCTTAAAGTTTTAATTTCAACATTTTTATTTTTAGCAATAGGAATAACATTAGCGCTTACGGTTATTCCAGGATTATTTATTCCGAAAGATGTGAAAGTTCCTGATGTGGCTGGTATGAAATACACGACAGCTGTAAATACATTAGTAGAAAAGGGCTTTGAGGTGACGGAGCCTAATATTGTATATACAGATGATGTTGAAGTTGGGGATGTAATAAAAACGGACCCTGTAGCAGGAAGAGTCGTAAAAGAAAACGCTAAAATTACTATCTATCAATCAGGTGGGAAAAAGAAAAGTAAGATGGCGAATTTCACAGGGCAAAACTTTGAGAGTGTAAAAGCTGAGTTAGAAGAAAAATATAAACAAGTTACAGTAAATTATATTGAAAATGATAAGCCGAAAGGTGAAATTGTAGAGCAAATTCCGACGCCTGATCAAATGGTTATAGAAGCGGAGCAAGAACTGAAAATCTGGGTAAGTAAAGGTCCTTATCAAATTAGACCAGGTGACTTTTCGGGGTGGACTGAAAATAGTGTAACTGGTTATTTGAATGAGAGAAAACTAACGTCAGATATAAAACGAGAGTATTCAGATACAGTCGAAAAAGGACTTGTAATTTCGCAATTTCCAAAACCAGGTACACCATTAAAAGAGGGAGATAAAGTAACTATTATTATCTCTGATGGTCAAAAGCCTAAAGTGACTAAAACGGTAAAATTGGACAATATCTCTATCCCATATGAGCCTGCTGTAACAGGTGAAAAAAAGCCGCAAACAATAGAAATTTATAAAGAAGACATGCAGCAAAAAATGGATAGACCGGTTGAAACGAGAACAATTACTGAATCAGCGACTATTTCTTTAGAATTTGTAATTCAAGAAGGTTCAAAGGGACACTATAAAATTGTACGAGATGGAGTAACGATTATTGATAAAGAAGTACCATATCCAACTCAATAA
- a CDS encoding Stp1/IreP family PP2C-type Ser/Thr phosphatase: MKAVFLSDKGKVRQHNEDSAGVFHNLDGNVLAVVADGMGGHRAGDVASSMAIQLFHDYWKQTHNMNEPKKVEQWLHTSVGIINERIYEYAQQNAECNGMGTTLIIAVCTPSFVTIGHIGDSRCYMVSEGEMTLVTEDHSLVNELVKHGEISKEDAEYHPKKNVLLRALGTEEKVGLDVKTLVIEEDDQLLLCSDGLSNKVSIDDMRQILQLNEQLEGKGQCLIQLANDRGGEDNITLVLIDYAGSTNESR, translated from the coding sequence ATGAAAGCCGTATTTCTATCGGATAAAGGAAAAGTTCGTCAACATAATGAAGATAGTGCAGGAGTTTTTCACAATTTAGATGGAAATGTATTAGCGGTAGTAGCAGATGGAATGGGAGGTCATCGAGCTGGTGATGTAGCTAGCTCGATGGCCATTCAATTATTCCATGATTATTGGAAGCAAACACATAATATGAATGAGCCGAAAAAAGTAGAACAATGGTTACATACTAGTGTTGGGATTATTAATGAGCGTATATATGAATATGCTCAGCAAAATGCAGAATGTAATGGTATGGGAACAACGCTTATAATAGCTGTTTGTACACCAAGCTTTGTGACAATAGGGCATATAGGAGATAGTCGTTGCTATATGGTATCAGAAGGAGAAATGACGCTAGTAACGGAAGATCATTCGCTTGTAAATGAGCTTGTGAAACATGGTGAAATTTCAAAGGAAGACGCAGAGTATCATCCGAAAAAGAATGTGTTATTAAGAGCATTAGGAACAGAAGAAAAAGTTGGGTTAGATGTTAAAACGTTGGTGATTGAGGAAGATGATCAATTACTTCTTTGCTCTGATGGGTTATCAAACAAAGTTTCTATTGATGATATGCGACAAATTTTACAGTTAAATGAACAGCTTGAAGGTAAAGGGCAGTGTCTCATTCAATTGGCAAATGATCGCGGTGGAGAAGATAATATCACACTTGTTCTTATTGATTATGCGGGTTCGACAAACGAAAGTAGGTGA
- the rlmN gene encoding 23S rRNA (adenine(2503)-C(2))-methyltransferase RlmN — METTVRKQKKNLETKKPSIYSLQLHEMQDWLKEQGEPKFRAGQIFDWLYKKRVKNYEDMSNLSKGLRDKLSNSFDITTLKTLVKQTSSDGTIKFLFQLYDGYSIETVLMRHEYGNSICVTTQVGCRIGCTFCASTLGGLKRNLEAGEIVAQVVEVQRALDETEERVSSLVVMGIGEPFDNYDNLMGFLRIINHEKGLHIGARHMTVSTSGIIPKIYKFAEEDLQINFAISLHAPNSELRSKLMPINRAYKLPDLMEAIKYYVNRTGRRITFEYGLFGGENDQVEHAEELAALLKGVKCHVNLIPVNYVPERDYVRTPREQIFLFEKTLKDRGVNVTIRREQGHDIDAACGQLRAKERKEETR, encoded by the coding sequence ATGGAAACGACTGTAAGAAAACAAAAGAAAAATTTAGAAACGAAGAAACCATCAATTTACTCTTTACAACTTCATGAAATGCAAGATTGGTTAAAGGAACAAGGAGAACCGAAGTTCCGTGCTGGACAAATTTTTGATTGGTTATATAAAAAACGTGTAAAAAATTATGAGGATATGTCAAACCTTTCTAAAGGATTGCGTGATAAATTGTCGAATTCCTTTGATATTACTACTTTAAAAACGTTAGTAAAACAAACGTCTTCGGATGGAACAATTAAATTCTTATTCCAATTATATGACGGATATTCTATTGAAACGGTATTAATGCGACACGAATATGGAAATTCCATTTGTGTAACAACGCAAGTTGGTTGTCGTATTGGGTGTACGTTCTGTGCTTCGACACTTGGTGGATTAAAGCGAAACCTAGAAGCTGGAGAAATCGTAGCGCAAGTAGTAGAAGTTCAGCGTGCGCTTGATGAAACAGAAGAACGTGTAAGTTCTCTTGTTGTTATGGGGATTGGAGAACCATTTGATAACTATGATAATTTAATGGGATTCTTACGCATCATTAACCATGAAAAAGGACTTCATATTGGTGCGAGACATATGACTGTTTCGACGAGTGGAATTATCCCGAAAATTTATAAGTTTGCTGAAGAAGATCTACAAATTAATTTTGCGATTTCATTGCATGCTCCAAACTCAGAATTACGTTCAAAATTAATGCCGATTAACCGTGCTTATAAATTACCAGATTTAATGGAAGCTATTAAATACTATGTAAATAGAACAGGGCGTCGTATTACTTTTGAATATGGATTATTTGGAGGAGAAAATGACCAAGTAGAGCATGCTGAAGAGCTTGCTGCGCTCTTAAAAGGTGTAAAATGTCATGTGAACTTGATTCCGGTAAACTACGTACCTGAACGTGATTATGTACGTACGCCACGTGAACAAATTTTCTTGTTCGAAAAAACGTTAAAAGATCGTGGAGTGAATGTAACGATTCGCCGTGAACAAGGTCATGATATTGATGCAGCCTGCGGTCAGTTGCGTGCGAAGGAGCGCAAAGAAGAGACGAGGTGA
- the rsmB gene encoding 16S rRNA (cytosine(967)-C(5))-methyltransferase RsmB, with the protein MRQNVRELALDGLIQVEKSGAYSNLLLNNLIEKSAIDRKDIGLLTEIVYGTIQRRDTLDYYLQPFLKKKVEAWVRVLLRLSLYQMIYLDRVPERAAIHEAVEIAKRRGHKGIAGMVNGVLRSIQREGVPSVDEIKDPVERLAITTSHPVWLVQEWTSEYGLETAEKMCEVNMLPPVPTARVNVDKVTVEEAIELLASEGIEAKLGDLSDDAIQIERGNVAHTEAFKKGFLSIQDESSMLVARALEPNTGDAVLDSCAAPGGKTTHIAERLKGTGKVMSLDLHAHKVRLIKQQAERLGLENVETKALDARKVQEHFANETFDKILVDAPCSGFGVIRRKPDIKLGKDKGDSERLSTIQIAILEKIAPLLKQGGRLVYSTCTIEKIENEQVIEKFLQEHPEFEWDTTLKERMPEKLTPYIDEGQVQILPHYFATDGFYIACLRKKV; encoded by the coding sequence ATGAGACAAAATGTTCGTGAATTAGCTCTTGATGGTTTAATTCAAGTGGAAAAAAGTGGTGCATATAGCAACTTACTTTTAAATAATCTAATTGAAAAAAGTGCAATTGATAGAAAAGATATTGGTTTATTAACTGAAATTGTATATGGAACGATTCAACGTCGTGACACATTAGATTATTATTTACAGCCTTTTTTAAAAAAGAAGGTTGAGGCGTGGGTAAGAGTATTGCTTCGCTTATCTTTATATCAAATGATTTATTTAGACCGAGTGCCAGAAAGAGCGGCTATTCATGAAGCGGTTGAGATTGCAAAGCGTCGCGGGCATAAAGGAATTGCTGGTATGGTGAACGGTGTATTACGTTCGATTCAGAGAGAAGGTGTACCTTCTGTAGATGAAATCAAGGATCCAGTAGAACGTCTTGCAATTACAACAAGTCATCCAGTTTGGCTTGTCCAAGAGTGGACTTCAGAATACGGTTTAGAAACTGCAGAAAAAATGTGCGAAGTAAACATGTTACCCCCTGTACCAACAGCGCGTGTGAATGTTGATAAGGTAACTGTAGAAGAAGCGATTGAGTTGTTAGCAAGTGAAGGTATAGAAGCAAAACTTGGTGACTTATCAGATGATGCTATTCAGATTGAAAGAGGAAATGTAGCGCATACAGAAGCGTTTAAAAAAGGATTTCTTTCTATTCAAGATGAAAGTTCTATGCTTGTAGCACGCGCTTTAGAACCGAATACGGGAGATGCAGTTCTTGATAGTTGTGCTGCTCCAGGCGGAAAAACAACGCATATCGCGGAACGATTAAAGGGAACTGGTAAGGTCATGTCCCTTGATTTACATGCACACAAAGTACGTTTAATTAAACAGCAAGCAGAGCGACTTGGTCTAGAAAATGTCGAAACTAAAGCGCTAGATGCTAGAAAAGTGCAAGAGCACTTTGCAAATGAAACGTTTGATAAAATATTGGTAGATGCACCGTGTTCTGGATTTGGTGTAATTAGACGTAAACCTGATATTAAGTTAGGAAAAGATAAAGGCGATAGTGAAAGATTATCGACGATTCAAATTGCAATACTAGAAAAAATAGCACCATTATTAAAACAAGGCGGTCGTCTTGTTTATAGTACGTGCACAATTGAGAAAATAGAAAATGAACAAGTAATAGAGAAATTTTTACAAGAACATCCTGAATTTGAATGGGATACTACGCTTAAAGAGCGTATGCCAGAAAAATTAACTCCGTATATTGATGAAGGTCAAGTGCAAATTTTACCGCATTATTTTGCGACGGATGGCTTTTATATTGCTTGTTTAAGGAAGAAGGTGTAG
- the fmt gene encoding methionyl-tRNA formyltransferase, protein MIKVVFMGTPDFTVPVLRRLIEDGYEVVGVVTQPDRPVGRKKVLTPTPVKVEAEKHGIPVLQPLKIREKDEYEKVLALEPDLIVTAAFGQIVPNEILEAPKYGCINVHASLLPELRGGAPIHYAIMEGKEKTGITIMYMVEKLDAGDILTQVEVEIEERETTGSLFDKLSEAGAHLLSKTVPLLIQGKLEPIKQNEEEVTFAYNIKREQEKIDWTKTGEEVYNHIRGLNPWPVAYTTLAGQVVKVWWGEKVPITEPAEAGTIVAIEEDGFVVATSNETGVKITELQPSGKKRMSCSQFLRGTKPEIGTKLGENA, encoded by the coding sequence ATGATAAAAGTAGTGTTTATGGGAACACCGGACTTTACAGTGCCGGTGCTTCGTCGTCTTATTGAGGATGGCTATGAGGTAGTAGGTGTTGTGACGCAACCTGATCGTCCAGTAGGTAGAAAAAAAGTATTAACACCTACACCTGTTAAAGTTGAAGCGGAAAAACATGGTATCCCTGTGTTACAGCCGTTAAAAATTCGTGAAAAAGATGAATATGAAAAAGTATTGGCATTAGAGCCAGATTTAATTGTAACAGCTGCATTTGGGCAGATTGTACCAAATGAAATTTTAGAAGCACCAAAGTATGGGTGTATTAATGTTCACGCTTCTTTACTTCCTGAACTTCGTGGTGGTGCACCAATTCATTATGCAATTATGGAAGGTAAAGAAAAAACAGGTATTACAATTATGTATATGGTAGAAAAATTGGATGCTGGTGATATCTTAACGCAAGTGGAAGTTGAAATTGAAGAGCGTGAAACGACAGGCTCATTATTTGATAAATTAAGTGAAGCAGGAGCACACCTTCTATCTAAAACAGTGCCTTTATTAATTCAAGGTAAGTTAGAACCGATTAAACAAAACGAAGAAGAAGTAACGTTTGCGTACAATATAAAACGTGAGCAAGAGAAAATTGATTGGACAAAAACAGGTGAAGAAGTATACAATCACATTCGCGGATTGAATCCATGGCCAGTTGCTTATACAACTTTAGCAGGACAAGTTGTTAAAGTATGGTGGGGGGAAAAAGTGCCTATAACTGAACCGGCTGAAGCAGGTACGATTGTTGCAATCGAAGAAGATGGTTTTGTTGTAGCAACGAGTAATGAAACAGGTGTTAAAATTACTGAATTGCAACCTTCTGGTAAAAAGCGTATGAGTTGTTCACAATTTTTACGTGGAACAAAACCTGAAATTGGAACGAAGTTAGGAGAAAATGCATGA
- the def gene encoding peptide deformylase yields the protein MAVLEIIKHPNEVLETPCERVINFDKKLVKLLKDMHETMLIADGVGLAAPQVGVSLQVAVVDVDDDTGKIELINPSILEKRGEQVGPEGCLSFPGLYGEVERADYIKVRAQNRRGKVFLLEAEGFLARAIQHEIDHLHGVLFTSKVTRYYEENELE from the coding sequence ATGGCAGTTTTAGAAATAATAAAGCATCCAAATGAAGTGTTAGAAACACCATGCGAAAGAGTAATTAACTTTGATAAAAAGTTAGTGAAATTGTTGAAAGATATGCATGAAACAATGTTAATTGCGGACGGAGTCGGTTTAGCTGCGCCTCAAGTAGGTGTAAGCTTGCAAGTAGCGGTTGTTGATGTCGATGATGATACTGGGAAAATCGAGTTAATCAATCCATCAATATTAGAAAAACGTGGTGAACAAGTAGGTCCCGAAGGCTGTTTAAGCTTCCCGGGACTTTATGGTGAAGTAGAACGTGCCGATTATATTAAAGTAAGAGCGCAAAATCGCCGTGGGAAAGTATTCTTATTAGAAGCGGAAGGATTTTTAGCGCGTGCAATTCAACATGAAATTGATCATTTACACGGTGTTTTATTTACATCGAAAGTGACAAGATATTATGAAGAAAACGAACTAGAATAG
- the priA gene encoding primosomal protein N', with protein sequence MKFASVIVDVPARQTDRPFDYIIPKKWEDIVQTGMRVVVPFGPRKLQGFIIGIKDSVDVESKKLKTIHEILDVTPVLNDELLKLGYWLTSETLCYMISAFQVMLPTAIKATYKKRLQLCKQEEIAPEILYLFQDKEAIDFEVIEQQPHLYRTIQQEIKNGTVEVVYQVKDKVQKKKQRVVQPELPEDKLELAAFELKSKKQQDVLYYFVENYKSTPLKVITEELQITDAPIKALVKKGFISEKYVEVYRNPYDDDDFEQTKPFPLTEEQKQVITPILSSITNETYNPFLLYGVTGSGKTEVYLQSIAAVLKKGKEAIVLVPEIALTPQMVDRFKGRFGSQVAVLHSALSVGEKYDEWRKILRKEVKVVVGARSAVFAPFENLGIIIIDEEHESSYKQEDNPRYHARDVAVWRGQYHKCPIVLGSATPTLESFARAKKGVYELLTMEKRMNEQALPTVEIVDMREELRDGNRSMFSKALHEKIADRLEKKEQMVLFLNRRGHSTFVMCRDCGYVVQCPHCDISLTYHKMNHRLKCHYCSYEENMPTECPACQSTYIRFFGHGTQKVEEEITKLFPEARVIRMDVDTTSRKGMHEKLLKAFGEEKADILLGTQMIAKGLDFPKVTLVGVLTADTMLHLPDFRASEKTYQLLTQVSGRAGRHELPGEVVIQTYTPEHYSIELAKNQQYDVFFDQEMQMRRTRQYPPYYYVVLVTVSHPELLKAVQVTEKIASYLRTHCSQQTMVLGPVASAIPRIKDRYRYQCMIKYKREPNLKNVLKMVNEHYQAEMQKELQISIDFNPTMLM encoded by the coding sequence ATGAAATTTGCAAGTGTAATTGTTGATGTACCTGCCCGTCAGACAGATCGACCATTTGATTACATTATTCCTAAAAAATGGGAAGATATTGTACAGACAGGAATGCGTGTGGTAGTTCCGTTTGGGCCAAGAAAATTGCAAGGTTTTATTATTGGGATTAAAGATTCGGTGGATGTAGAAAGTAAGAAGTTAAAGACAATCCATGAAATATTAGATGTAACACCGGTTTTAAATGATGAATTATTAAAGCTTGGATATTGGCTTACAAGTGAAACGTTATGCTACATGATTTCAGCTTTTCAAGTGATGCTTCCAACTGCGATAAAAGCAACGTATAAAAAACGTCTACAACTTTGTAAACAGGAAGAAATAGCACCAGAAATACTATATTTATTTCAGGATAAAGAAGCAATTGATTTTGAAGTAATCGAGCAACAGCCACATTTATACCGAACTATTCAGCAAGAAATTAAAAATGGTACGGTTGAAGTCGTTTATCAAGTGAAAGATAAAGTACAAAAGAAGAAGCAAAGAGTGGTTCAGCCGGAGTTGCCAGAAGATAAATTGGAATTAGCGGCATTTGAACTGAAAAGTAAAAAACAACAAGATGTACTTTATTATTTTGTGGAAAATTATAAAAGTACACCGTTGAAAGTAATTACAGAAGAGTTACAAATAACAGATGCTCCAATAAAAGCACTTGTTAAAAAGGGATTCATTTCAGAAAAGTATGTGGAAGTATACCGAAATCCGTATGACGATGATGATTTTGAACAAACAAAACCATTTCCACTTACGGAGGAACAAAAACAAGTTATTACACCGATTTTATCATCAATTACAAATGAAACTTATAATCCATTTTTGCTATATGGTGTTACAGGAAGTGGAAAGACAGAAGTATATTTACAATCTATAGCAGCAGTGCTCAAGAAAGGAAAAGAAGCTATCGTTCTTGTTCCTGAAATTGCACTAACGCCCCAAATGGTGGATCGTTTTAAAGGTAGGTTTGGCTCGCAAGTTGCAGTTCTTCATAGTGCGTTGTCTGTTGGAGAAAAGTATGACGAGTGGCGTAAGATTTTAAGAAAAGAAGTGAAAGTTGTAGTTGGTGCGCGTTCAGCTGTTTTTGCGCCTTTTGAGAATTTAGGGATTATTATTATTGATGAAGAGCATGAATCAAGTTACAAACAAGAAGATAATCCGAGGTATCATGCAAGAGATGTAGCTGTCTGGAGAGGACAATATCATAAATGTCCTATCGTTCTTGGTAGTGCGACACCAACACTTGAATCGTTTGCAAGGGCGAAAAAAGGTGTTTATGAACTATTAACAATGGAAAAACGTATGAATGAACAAGCTTTACCAACGGTAGAGATTGTTGACATGCGAGAAGAACTTCGTGACGGGAATCGATCAATGTTTTCTAAGGCGCTGCATGAAAAAATAGCAGATCGATTAGAAAAGAAAGAACAAATGGTACTCTTTTTAAATAGAAGAGGTCATTCTACATTTGTTATGTGCCGTGATTGTGGGTATGTTGTCCAATGTCCGCATTGTGATATTTCATTGACATATCATAAAATGAATCATCGTTTAAAATGTCATTATTGTAGTTACGAAGAGAATATGCCAACTGAGTGTCCAGCTTGTCAAAGTACATACATTCGTTTCTTTGGCCACGGCACACAAAAGGTAGAAGAAGAAATTACAAAACTATTTCCAGAGGCGCGAGTCATTCGAATGGATGTAGATACGACAAGTCGAAAAGGAATGCATGAAAAATTATTAAAGGCGTTTGGGGAAGAAAAAGCAGATATATTACTTGGAACACAAATGATTGCTAAAGGATTAGATTTTCCGAAAGTAACGCTCGTTGGGGTTTTAACTGCAGATACGATGCTTCACTTACCTGATTTTCGGGCGAGTGAAAAGACATATCAGTTATTGACGCAAGTAAGTGGACGAGCGGGTAGACATGAATTGCCAGGGGAAGTTGTGATTCAAACGTATACGCCAGAACATTACAGTATAGAGTTAGCGAAGAACCAACAATATGATGTGTTTTTTGACCAAGAAATGCAAATGAGACGAACAAGACAATATCCCCCATATTACTATGTTGTACTCGTAACTGTATCTCATCCAGAATTATTAAAAGCGGTACAAGTGACGGAAAAAATTGCCTCGTATTTACGAACGCATTGCTCACAGCAAACAATGGTGCTAGGACCAGTTGCTTCAGCGATTCCAAGGATAAAAGATAGATATCGTTATCAATGCATGATAAAATACAAACGGGAACCAAACTTAAAGAACGTGCTCAAAATGGTAAATGAACATTATCAAGCAGAAATGCAAAAAGAGCTACAAATCTCAATTGATTTTAATCCAACAATGTTAATGTAG
- the coaBC gene encoding bifunctional phosphopantothenoylcysteine decarboxylase/phosphopantothenate--cysteine ligase CoaBC: protein MLKGKKILLCVTGGIAVFKAAALTSKLTQSGASVKVMMSESAMKFVTPLTFQALSRHDVYTDTFDEKDSAVIAHIDLADWADVVLVAPATANCIGKLAGGIADDMITTTLLATTAPVWIAPAMNVHMYENKIVQKNMMTLKTLGYTFIEPGEGFLACGYVAKGRLEEPEAIIARLEEAFSEHKPLQGKRILITAGPTREKVDPVRFMTNFSSGKMGYAIAEVAANLGADVILVSGPTALNPPLHVTTVQVESAQDMLEAVLQHYQNVDVVIKTAAVADYRPKYVHENKMKKQNGDAVIELERTVDILKTLGQKKDKQLLIGFAAETTNVEEYATKKLREKNADMIVANDVKAQGAGFGTDTNIVTMYRKDGKVIELPLLMKKEVAREILKQIEMMLEDDRL, encoded by the coding sequence ATGCTAAAAGGGAAAAAGATACTTTTATGTGTAACAGGAGGCATTGCGGTTTTTAAAGCAGCTGCGTTAACGAGTAAATTAACACAATCTGGCGCGAGTGTCAAAGTAATGATGAGTGAGTCGGCAATGAAGTTTGTTACGCCTCTTACATTCCAAGCGCTTTCTCGCCATGATGTATATACGGATACATTCGATGAGAAAGACTCAGCTGTTATTGCTCATATTGATTTAGCAGATTGGGCGGATGTTGTACTTGTCGCACCTGCTACTGCCAATTGTATTGGAAAGTTAGCTGGTGGTATTGCAGATGATATGATTACAACTACTTTGTTAGCTACTACAGCTCCGGTATGGATTGCGCCTGCTATGAATGTGCATATGTATGAAAATAAAATAGTTCAAAAAAATATGATGACATTGAAAACGCTAGGATATACATTTATTGAGCCTGGGGAAGGCTTTTTAGCATGTGGATATGTAGCGAAGGGACGACTAGAAGAACCTGAAGCAATTATTGCACGGTTAGAGGAAGCTTTCTCAGAACACAAACCATTGCAGGGAAAAAGAATATTAATAACTGCTGGCCCAACACGTGAAAAGGTTGATCCAGTTCGTTTTATGACGAATTTTTCTTCTGGGAAAATGGGGTATGCGATTGCGGAAGTGGCAGCGAATTTAGGCGCTGATGTTATACTCGTTTCAGGACCGACAGCATTAAATCCACCGTTACATGTAACGACAGTGCAAGTGGAATCTGCACAAGATATGTTAGAAGCAGTTCTTCAACATTATCAAAACGTAGACGTTGTCATTAAAACAGCAGCAGTTGCAGATTATCGTCCGAAATATGTGCATGAGAATAAAATGAAAAAGCAAAATGGTGATGCTGTCATTGAACTTGAAAGAACGGTGGATATTTTAAAAACATTAGGTCAGAAAAAGGATAAACAGTTACTTATCGGTTTTGCTGCTGAAACGACAAATGTAGAGGAATATGCAACGAAAAAACTACGTGAGAAAAATGCAGATATGATTGTCGCGAATGACGTAAAAGCGCAAGGAGCTGGATTTGGCACGGATACGAATATTGTAACAATGTATAGAAAAGATGGAAAAGTTATTGAGTTGCCACTTTTAATGAAAAAAGAGGTAGCTCGTGAAATATTGAAGCAAATTGAAATGATGTTAGAAGATGATCGTTTATGA
- the rpoZ gene encoding DNA-directed RNA polymerase subunit omega, translated as MLNPSIDSLLQKIDSKYTLVTVAAKRAREMQLANNCVVEKPVSHKCVGKALEEIDAEALSYVPSEDKVAE; from the coding sequence ATGTTAAATCCATCAATTGACTCATTACTACAAAAAATCGATTCTAAGTACACTTTAGTAACAGTGGCTGCAAAACGCGCACGTGAAATGCAACTTGCTAATAACTGTGTTGTAGAAAAACCTGTTTCTCATAAATGTGTAGGTAAAGCATTAGAAGAAATCGATGCAGAAGCATTAAGCTACGTACCAAGTGAAGATAAAGTAGCTGAATAA